A segment of the Natrinema sp. SYSU A 869 genome:
GATGACCGCCTCCCCGAGTGGGACGAGTTCCAGGAGCTGACGGCTGACTCTACTGTTTAGTGAAAAGGCAGTTACCGTACTTCCTGATAGATTCCCGCGCCTAATCGATGATCAAAGCCGAACAGTCTCAACTGCAACCAAGTATAGCACGAGAAAAACGCCGAATAAGAATCGAAGTTGAAACTTTCCTTTCGAATGGTAGTGTGTCGATCAGTGGGGTACTATCAAAGATCACTGGCTATAGGGTGTATACTGATCGGTGTGAATACCATGTGGTAGAATAGCATTTAGTAATACAGGTATCATATCATACCTTAATCTAATTTATATGCTCTCAGCGAATAGGTTGAGGTAGTATGGTCGAGCAAACCATAATTGACCGCCTCGAGAAAGAGGTTGATGTTCTCAATCGGCATTTAGAGGTATTCGTACTCGTTTGGCAGGCTGAACCAATTGGCATCGTCAAGTTATCTAATCGGACTGGTCTCCCGCATCACAAGATTCGATACTCGCTGCGCGTTCTTGAGGAAGAAGACATCATCGAACCGTGTCCAACAGGTGCAATGACGACGGATCACGCTCAGCAATTCGTCGAGACGCTAAATAATGAGCTGACAGCAGTGATCGACACGTTAGGCGGTCTGAAGATTTCCGAGTCAGAGGAGATTCAATCGGCATGAATACCTACGAGTTACTCACGCGGAATACGGAAGAAGTCGTCACCGAGCAAGAGGTACGTGAACTCGCCGATGACCTCGCAGACAAACGAGTCTACGTTGGCTACGAACCGTTCGGTGTCCTCCATCTCGGCCACCTTCTGACGGCGAACAAACTCATCGACCTGCAGGACGCAGGGATGGATGTCGTCATCCTGCTTGCAGACGTTCACGCACATCTCAACGGGAAGGGCAGTTTCGAGGAGATTCACGAGACAGCGGAGCGAATGAAGACACAGTTCGTCGCATACGGTCTCGACGAAGACAAGACCGAATACGTCTACGGGTCCGAGTTCCAACTCGAAGTGTACTACTCGCTCGATCTGCACGAACTCGGCGTCTCGATGACGCTCAACCGCGCCCAGCGAGCGGTCGCCGAACTCCAGAGCGGCAAAACTGCAACGGTGAGCCACACAGTGTACCCATTGATGCAGGTACTCGATTTCGAGTTCCTCGGTATCGACCTCGCCGTCGGCGGAACCGATCAACGGAAAGTCCACATGCTCGCCCGAGAAAAACTGCCGGAGTTGGGATACGAGGCGCGACCGTGTTTGCACACGCCCATCCTCGCCGATCTCGAAACTGGCGAGGGCAAGATGTCGTCAAGCGAGGGAACGACGATCTCCATGGAAGACTCTACTGCAGACATTGAGCGGAAGATCGAGTCGGCATTTTGTCCCCCAACTCGTGATCCTGAAGGAAACCGTGAGAATCCCGTCCTTCAGTTGTTCGAGTATTACGTGTTTCCGCGATTCGAGTCGGTGACCGTGAGACGGCCCGAAAAGTACGGTGGAAATCGCATGTACGAGTGCTACGACGATCTTGCAGCAGCGCTCGAAACAGGAGAACTTCATCCAGCAGATGCAAAAGAGACAGCTGCTTGCTATCTTGACGAATTAATCTCTCTAGGTCGTAAGAAACTCCGCGATCTTACGAGCAAATAAGTCAAAATCGGTCAGTCCGCATCCTCTTATGCGGTCACTGTCGGCGTATCTTCTGTGAAAGAATACGACTTCGCCGAGGCTAGGGACCGATGTGATAGGCTGGGTGGTTGTAGGGAGCAAGCGGTGATTATTGAGTAATACGAAATATAAGACCCCTAGTCAAGAAGACTGGAAGAGATGACTATTGCTAATATGGATTTGTTGGATTTGCATGTAGTTTGCAATGAGGTCGATCCAGAGTGTAAATACCACTGTGACGCATTGGCAGCGCAGTTTCCCGCCGACTAGGAGATCGATTTTGTGGCAGGCGAACGTGTCTCCCTTGATGAGGCAGACGGGGTCGTCTTGACCGGTAGCACGGCTGCCGTCTACGAATCCGACAGTCGTTCATGGATCCCTCGGTATCTGTTTCGGCCATCAAGTGGTTAATTCGGCCCTCGGTGGCACTGTCGAAGAAGTCGGAATGACTGCGACACTTGTAGAGGCGACTCTGTCCGACGACTCGCTGTTTGACGGTATCGATCCAGTTGTCGTCTCCCTCCATAGTGACGTCATGACGGAACCGGGGAAGGATATGGAGATCATCGCGTCAGCCGATCACGCTCGCCTGTTCGGTTCTCGTCACCAGACCGCACCGCTGTGGACTGTTCAGTTCCATTCAGAGATCATAGCCTCACACCGTGACAAGCTCGTCAACGACTTCGACCCAATGGAACTATGCGTCGCATTCGAGACGAACCATCTGTAAAGGAGAGAGGCGGCACGGTTTTGTGGTGTCCATACCAAAAATCGACCGCCTCAGCAGGTATAGCGACTGAATCGATTTGAGTTTTGTGGAGAGAGACCGGACACCGCGTCAGCTGATGGGGCTCGGTATTCGACTCCATCTTGCTGGCCTCTCACTTTTGAATACCGTTCGAGAATTGGAGAAGTTTGGTGTCGAACACAGTCACAAGGCAGTCCATGACTGGGTTCACAAGTGCTATCTACAGCCGGCAGATGATGAGGGGCCGAATCACGTCGCGCTCGACAAGACGGTGATTCCACTCGACGAATATCGCTATTGGCTGTACACTGCTGTCGACCCAGAAACGAACTCGCGGCACTGTACAGCAACAAATGGAGCGTCGAGGCCATCATTCAAGAAGAATAATGAATTAGCGACGATCCGGCCCGGCTGACGGTGTTCAGCCGGGCCGGGAGCGCCAATAGTGAGTGGCAACGCTCTTGATCACCGAATTCTTAGGCTGCTTTCGTCCTATTCAAGAAAAATACTAGACCTACGACTATAGATACTAAAAGAATGTTCATCACTGACCGAAATCATTGCCCTTCCAAAATAGTATTTATACTATATTTATGGATTATGTATATGAGACACTCATCCGTCTAGGATTACATACATATGGTTGTAAATAGAGGTCCAGTGAAGTACACTATATCGAAACCGCAGAATCAATAAGCTCATCAACCACTAATTACCATTCTCCAAACGAGGCCAATAGATATTTCAACGATGCCGGAGGAGATACACGCAATGCTACCAAGTGACAAGATAGATGTAGCCGTGGTTGGTGCAGGGATGGCCGGCCTTTCGGCTGCACGTCGACTCGCTCGTGAAGGATACGACGTTCATGTACTCGAAGCACGTAATCGAGTTGGTGGACGCGTGAAAAGCGAAACCGTGATTGATGATTACACGATTGATTTAGGCGCGCAATGGATTGGTCCGAGTCAGGATCGGATTCACAACCTTATCGAAGAATACGGGATCGATACTTTTGAAGAGTACACAGATGGCACCGCTACGCTCGAAACAGCTAATGGTGTATATGAACACGAGGTAGATCCATTTCACGGACTACCGGATGAGGACGAACAAGAGTTAACAGATACTATCAATAAAATCAACACGTTCGCGAGTGAAGTTCCGTTAGAGAGACCGCATGAGGCACCGAGAGCGGAGGAGTGGGATTCCTTTACTGTCGGTAGTTCCCATCGAATCAGAAGTTAGTCAAGACTGATGAGGTTAGATTCTCAGGAAGCGTCTGAATGGGTATATGAAGTGCCTCTACCATCCAGACACCGTTCTTACGGCCTCTGACCTTGAAACCTTAGCGCTTGATCTCCTCTCTGAGATCCCGATTCCCGGAGTCGAAGGCTGCGGCTTCGACTCCGGGATTATCCGACAGACGCTCCTCCAGGCCGCTGTCGATCAGAAATCCATCAAGGCTGTCACTGATACCACTCGTGGAACATACTCCGATGACTACACGCTTGCCCAACTTCACACGGTCCCGCCTGCTGAACTCGAAGCAATCGCTAACCGCCTTCTCTGTCAGCAGGCGGCGATGATCCTCGGCGCTGGGCCGAGGATCATCTGCCTCGACTTCGTCGATATCCATTATCATGGCTGTCCACACGCTGAACCTGGCGTAATTTGTCACACGAAGCCTCGCGATGGCACCGGGAGGTGCCATCGCTACCTTGCTGGATTCGTTCTTTGCCGGGCCAAACCACTGGTCGTCGCAGTCACACCCGTTCGTGGTGATGAACCGAAGAGCGACGCGGTCGAGCGAGTGCTCGACCACGTCGCGGCCCTCCCCTTTGATGTCGCTGGCGTTCTTGCCGATCGTGGGTTCTACGACGGAACGTCGATCGAGCGACTGAATGCAGTCGCATCAGTCGCTCTTCCAGTCGTGCGGCGCGGAAAACAGATGGCGGAGAAACTCGACACGACGGTGTCCTACTGGACGGAGTACGTGATGTACGAGGGGAGCGAGCGGGAACTACGCTTCCCGCTCGCGGTCTGTGTCTCCTACCAGCAGGGCAATCGAGGCAAACACGGCTTGCTCGTTCGGGCGTACGTGGCGTGCGATCTGACCGATCGCACGCCGAAAGATGTCGAAGCACTCTACCAGAAGCGCTCAGCGATCGAGACAGCTTTCCGAACGATGCATGAAGCGCGTGCACGAACCAGCACGACTGATCCAGTCGTGCGGCTGTTGTTCGTTCTGGTGAGCTTCCTGTTGCGGAATCTCTGGGTGATCGTTCGGTGGGGCGTGCTCGCCACGCCGCAGCGCGGCGGGCGAGCACTGCCTGTCTGGTTCCGGTTCGAGGTCTTCCGCGAGTGGATTGATCACGCACTCGACGACACGTTACGGCGGAAATGGGAAGCACCGACGAACTGTACCGGGATTCCGGCGACCTATAGCCAGCTGGACGCGGGCTGAGACCGCCCGCGTCCAGCGGCAACCCTGTAGCGGAGCGACGGCCTCGCATCGTGTCTGGCGCGATGGCTCTCTCACTGTCGTGAGATCGCCGTTTGAGCGTGCCGCAGTGAGTCACTCGGTCTAATCTCTTTCAGTCCTTCTAAAAATCGAGTCAGCAATCAGGATCGATGGGAACTACCGAATTTGGAAACAGCTGAAGAGATATACGCAAAGATCGAAGCGGCATATTCAGGTACTGCATGGCACGGTTCACGCCGTCAGTTCGGTATTAGGAAAAATGAAGTCCGCCGAAAACAGGTCAATAGGGACTATCTGCGACAGGTGCTCAACAAGTGGTCAATGGGATATGGTGAACGACCGTTGTACGTTTTGGGAGTTGCTGTCGTTCTGGGGCTACTCACGACATTCATGCTGCCGTTGTTCGGGGTTCAAGTTCAAGGTACACCGATCCGCTATGGACTTCCGACCGATTTCACCGAGTCAAGTGGGTACTATTTTGCTCTATTGAAGTATACCTTCTATACCCTCGTAGGGACAGATCCAGGTGACGTAACCACAACTGGAGGTGGATCGGCCATTGAATTCGGGTTGACAATAGCTGGTCAGTTATTGTTTGCGATGTTCGTATATACACTCGGTCGTCGAGCCGCCGCCTGACGTTATCCCCAGATAAACACTGGGACTTTCCCCTCGCAGCAAGACAGTCATATTGGTTCCTTGCTAGTGAGAAAATAGCTCTCTCTCACTAACACGGTCTAGCTAAGGAGTGAGCAGAAGCACGTGTCCCCCCCATATTGTTCTTTTTCGGCTACTATACATGAGGGTCCCAAAAAATCATCCCCCTACTGGTCGAATATGTCGTCAAGAGAGGGGTTATCTGACTGGCTTCCTGACTTTATTTGGGAGTCATTGTCAACTAGAGAGACTGTGAGACAGCGTCTTTCTCCCCAGCTACATCGCCGACAGTACCGCCTCATCGTGATACTCTCCCCGTCATCCAGGTCCGCAAAGGTAGCTGTGAGCGACCAGTCTTTGTCACAGACCAAGCGACTCGAGCTGACTTTTCTTCACAGTTAGGACACCATTCTAGGTCCTTTTCTTTGTCCCATGGTGGTGACATGTGGAAAAGTTCGATCGATGGATTGGTATGGTCTTTGCCAAGTGTTGGTCGGAGAAGGCGTTACTGAGTTTAATTGTCTACGGTGGTCAATTGAATTACAGTCTGAGAGCTAATGGGGGTGATGGGAAAGAGCAGAGAATTTTGAGCCACCAGTTGACACAAGAGGAGTGAATTTCGGCCACTCATTGGAGATAGCTGAATCCTGAATTCCACCGCTCAGAGAACGTTAATCGAACATCCAACTAGTTATGTGGATTCTTCCTCTCAGGAATGCTTGCACCGTGTCGAGGACGAGCCGTCTCGAAAGAGGCGAGCTGCCCACGTCCTAGCGTGGGTGCTCAACCTCGATGCGGTCTCTCCCAACCGCATGATCCTTCTCTGGAAAATCTGTCCCTGCGTTCGTCCAGCAAGAAGTCGATGATCATCATTACGCACACGGACGCAGATGGACTTTCGAGTGCGGCCCTTGTCGCGGACTACTTCGATGAGGACGTCATCGTCCAGCCGATCGACTACAACGGCGCGTTCCGGTTCGAACACGTCCTCGAGGACCTCGTCGAACTGGTCTCCGAGACGCCGATCTGGATCTTGGACTTTGCCCTTGACGACCCGGGCCGCGTGGAGGACCTCGCGTATCTGGCCGACGCTCAGGACTGCCACATCGTGTGGCACGACCATCACCAGTGGGACGACGACCTCGTCGCTGACCTCGAGGCTGCCGGCGTCGATCTCCGCCTCGATGAAGACGAGTGTACGGCCTCGCTG
Coding sequences within it:
- a CDS encoding ISH3 family transposase produces the protein MKCLYHPDTVLTASDLETLALDLLSEIPIPGVEGCGFDSGIIRQTLLQAAVDQKSIKAVTDTTRGTYSDDYTLAQLHTVPPAELEAIANRLLCQQAAMILGAGPRIICLDFVDIHYHGCPHAEPGVICHTKPRDGTGRCHRYLAGFVLCRAKPLVVAVTPVRGDEPKSDAVERVLDHVAALPFDVAGVLADRGFYDGTSIERLNAVASVALPVVRRGKQMAEKLDTTVSYWTEYVMYEGSERELRFPLAVCVSYQQGNRGKHGLLVRAYVACDLTDRTPKDVEALYQKRSAIETAFRTMHEARARTSTTDPVVRLLFVLVSFLLRNLWVIVRWGVLATPQRGGRALPVWFRFEVFREWIDHALDDTLRRKWEAPTNCTGIPATYSQLDAG
- a CDS encoding tyrosine--tRNA ligase; this encodes MNTYELLTRNTEEVVTEQEVRELADDLADKRVYVGYEPFGVLHLGHLLTANKLIDLQDAGMDVVILLADVHAHLNGKGSFEEIHETAERMKTQFVAYGLDEDKTEYVYGSEFQLEVYYSLDLHELGVSMTLNRAQRAVAELQSGKTATVSHTVYPLMQVLDFEFLGIDLAVGGTDQRKVHMLAREKLPELGYEARPCLHTPILADLETGEGKMSSSEGTTISMEDSTADIERKIESAFCPPTRDPEGNRENPVLQLFEYYVFPRFESVTVRRPEKYGGNRMYECYDDLAAALETGELHPADAKETAACYLDELISLGRKKLRDLTSK
- a CDS encoding FAD-dependent oxidoreductase, with product MLPSDKIDVAVVGAGMAGLSAARRLAREGYDVHVLEARNRVGGRVKSETVIDDYTIDLGAQWIGPSQDRIHNLIEEYGIDTFEEYTDGTATLETANGVYEHEVDPFHGLPDEDEQELTDTINKINTFASEVPLERPHEAPRAEEWDSFTVGSSHRIRS